The following are encoded in a window of Synergistaceae bacterium genomic DNA:
- a CDS encoding ATP phosphoribosyltransferase regulatory subunit — translation MNRTPKGCSNIGGATAAKLEFCRNSAMELFAFYGYKPFSPAELQLVESVWDNVSLPRARRLIPVMSPFGEPCFLRGDLTLSAVAFLSTHFNSNERPLRLSYADRVFSVPEPPKTNLEENQVGIELIGWESSGADVEICVLLFKLLDKLSIEDSVVVFGDASVVSHIFNNLPEDAGKKLVEALQEGSYTSYIKILNGLNVSGNKERLLTALPSLKGNISVIDEAMKLLDEPSVLLPLKRICLTLSELGYGDRIRVDLSFVRDLGYYSGPIFNAYSSTKGSLLGGGGRYDGLLTKLGIEGQAAGFALNLKDLAAVCVDGSPSPTIMLWCGSAQNVTESMNYADSLHKKGISFELSWNEDKTESIRIAKTRGYDWWIDCQSKEAIFLKKEEKMKLTEFEGQVFTC, via the coding sequence AACACCCAAGGGGTGCAGTAATATTGGAGGGGCTACCGCGGCGAAGTTGGAGTTTTGTAGAAACAGCGCTATGGAATTATTTGCTTTTTATGGATACAAGCCCTTTAGTCCAGCAGAATTACAGCTTGTAGAGAGTGTTTGGGACAATGTTTCTCTGCCAAGAGCAAGACGTTTGATACCAGTGATGTCTCCCTTTGGAGAGCCCTGTTTTCTACGTGGAGACTTGACGCTTTCTGCTGTTGCTTTCCTTTCAACACACTTTAATAGCAATGAACGTCCTCTGCGTCTCTCCTATGCCGATCGGGTTTTCTCTGTTCCTGAACCTCCTAAAACAAATCTTGAAGAAAATCAAGTTGGTATAGAGCTCATTGGTTGGGAAAGCTCCGGAGCCGATGTTGAGATATGCGTTCTTTTATTCAAACTATTGGATAAACTTTCCATAGAGGATTCTGTTGTTGTATTTGGAGACGCATCAGTTGTCTCTCATATATTTAATAATCTGCCCGAAGATGCTGGTAAAAAACTAGTAGAAGCACTACAAGAGGGTTCATATACGTCATATATAAAAATTTTAAATGGGCTTAATGTTTCGGGAAATAAGGAGAGGCTCCTTACAGCATTGCCATCATTAAAAGGAAACATATCAGTAATTGACGAAGCCATGAAACTGTTAGATGAGCCTTCGGTATTGCTTCCTTTAAAACGCATTTGTTTAACTCTTTCGGAGCTGGGTTATGGAGATAGAATTAGAGTGGATCTTTCTTTTGTCAGGGATCTCGGATATTACAGCGGCCCAATTTTTAATGCTTACTCTTCAACAAAGGGAAGTTTGTTGGGAGGAGGCGGGCGTTATGATGGACTTTTGACAAAGCTTGGAATAGAAGGACAAGCAGCAGGTTTTGCACTCAACCTCAAGGATCTTGCAGCTGTTTGTGTCGACGGTTCTCCCTCTCCCACGATAATGCTTTGGTGTGGAAGCGCCCAGAACGTAACAGAAAGTATGAATTATGCTGACAGCCTCCACAAAAAAGGGATTTCATTTGAACTAAGTTGGAATGAGGATAAAACCGAGTCTATTAGAATAGCAAAAACCAGAGGATATGACTGGTGGATAGATTGTCAAAGTAAAGAAGCAATCTTTTTAAAAAAGGAAGAAAAGATGAAGTTAACAGAATTTGAAGGGCAGGTGTTTACATGTTAA